ACTGCTTGAAAGCAAATATGTTAAGAGTAGGACATCTTGTTTACGCTTAAGTCAATATCATAGTGTTAAAGTTGatattatctagatagtcatccacataaatatacaaagTGTTATATCTGCTCATATGTGGGTTGACAAACAAGGCTGATTCGCGGAATTTTAGACTGTTAAGAACCCATCTCTATGTAGAGACCTATTTAAGAATGGGGGTTAAGGAGGTTTTTGCTTGGGGCCTAAGACTAAGGTGGTCTTCAAGGGAAAGTTTGCCCCCTATTAGCCCTATGGGGGCTTCAGGGTGATTGCTGCCCTTAATGCCCCTCACTTGCATGACAGAGCAAACATATGCATTGACTTGACCTTGACAGGACTTTTGAAGGACAGTATAAGACTCACAATAACTATGATGTCACAATCCTTGACATAGCAATAATAAAATTACTTTGTTATCCATATGGCCTTCTCGTACTTGCAATAAAGGTGCCCTTAATCACTCTCTTCACACAAGCTTCTGCAAAGATCCCTTCTTAGCCTCGTGCCATTCTAGTTGGCATCTTGTGTGTGACACCTCAAGCCctttgttcttgttttttttattgtttaacaAACTTCATGGTGCCTACAATGGTTTTTCTGACCAGGTCAAAACTGTTCTCTAATTCTATTTCCACCATTTTTGTATTGGACCAAGCAAGGTCATGGTAAATGTTTCAATGTTCCTTTTGGATTAGCTTGGCCTTGTGACATTAATTCCTAAGTTTTGTGTGCAGTCCTACAATTATTTGTCATATTAGAGCATGACTGAAATTTAAACGTTTGTTTTTTCATGATTACGAAATCAACTGTTTCAATTCCCTATTTTTAATTTACTAGGCCTTGTGACGATTTTACTGTAATTGAAGACGTACAAAACCACATTGTTAGCTCATTTCTTCCATATAGTCGCTTTTGTATTTGATTCATTGGGCAACCTTATGAGGTCATTTCTATATATACTAATGGGTTCTAGCTTtgccaaaaagagaaaaaaaaagggagtCCAAGTAGAAGGAATTATTTTTCATTCAGCTCAGCTATTGTTTCACTCTTGGTATCAATACTTGAAGTTTTATTGTttcaaataaaaggaaaaatcagCTAGAATTTCATACATAGTAAGTTCAAAAAACTATAGAATGATAAAATGTTGTGAATACATATTGTTATGTGTTTTCCTACCATCATTCTACAAGCAATAGTTTGTTGAACCTCATTAGATGATGCTAGGGTTATGTGCCAATGTTTTGaaaggctcaattgaggctcGCCTTAAAACAAGGCATGCCCAAAATGCCTTGAAACTCAATCTAAATTACCAAATCCCAGAAGGCCAACATATTACAcattgaggcttatgcatttgtacaaaaggcatCCCTTTTGCGTTTTCTTAGTTAAGGCTTACACATTTTGGGCGTGTGAAactcaagttagatttggctagaaaagttaaagtacatatttatataaaaagaatgtcataatatgagttaatttttaaaactcttgaacctcaacctttctaGAATAATGGAGCTACGTCTTAGATTTTGAAAACAATTTGATATTTGTAATGTTGTAGCTATCTCTTGGCATGATTTACTTAATAAATTCAAGTTATATattaattttcttatattttatttgtaattttattcatttttatttatttattttaaaaaaatatatgtaatttatttgcACATTTTATCTAAactaaattctcaaaaggcttatgccacaacgccttaaggcttacgcctcaccTTTGAAGGGTTAAGACGTCTCACTTACGCCTTCATCTTTTAAAATACTGCTATGTATTGGCTTAATTGCTCCATCTGCAATGCAATGGGTTAATTGGTCAATGGGGCTAAGACAGATAGTGTATCCAGATGCAATTAAGCAGCATGAAGTATCCAGATGCAATAGAGTTATTAAACATGCTTGCCCGCATCTGGATGCATTTTCTGTCTTAGTATTTAGATTCCAGGGTCTGGAACTGAAACAACTCTGTTCAAACAAAAGCTCAGTTGCTAATACAAATAAATCATGCATTGCATATGCATATGTTCCCACATGCTTCACGTTATGTTCTAAGTTTAGCTCACATTGAAGTATGAGAGAATAAGCACAAtgtaaaatttcaaatttatttgaAGAAATAGGTGTTTATGGgaaaaaaatttttcaaactcAAGTTTCATATTATTTTTCTGAGATATGCATCCCATTTGCTCTTCTTTTTCCTCCCTCACATTTTTTCCTTTGTAACCTTATTTCCCCCTTAAATTTATCATGAAGAGTTTTCTGGTCCAAGTTTAAGATATAGTCAACTTGTGATTGAATAGAAGCACTATAGGGTGATAGTTATGTTGGTGCATCATTTCTTTTTAATTGTGGAAATACAATTTTGTGGGAAAAATTATTGTGATAAATCACAGGGCCTTCGCTTTAATTATTCATAGTATTAGTATATGAGCTTACACATTCAAGTCCTCTTGACTGATTTGTATCCATCACTCTTCAAAAACAATTGTAAATTTTACAATAAGGGGCAGAACTATATTCACTTCTTGGGGGCGGGGGTATGCCCCTTCCAAGGTCTGTGAATTATAGTTACACCCATATGACTTGAAagaattaagaaagtttaattCTTGGGAAACCCAAACTTTTAACAAAGTACAATTCTACCTCAATCTATCATACTTTGGAAAAGTTTATGGCTAGTTCCCCAGCTATATTCAAATTCTGAAAGAACAAATAACTAAACTTaattatttgacttttatttgaCTTTTGTAGTTTGGCCCTCCTGTTAAATAAATCTGCATGTAGTTTCTCCATGCATATTTTTCTTTGGATGCAAATGCATTTTACTCGATGTTTCTAAAGCTTCCAGTGTGTTTTTGgtatcttatattcaattccAGATCATGGTCTAATCATGTCTTTGTGGGTATGGTGGTTGGCCACCAATATCTTGACTCATTATTTAAAATGCAGTAGAAGCTTTTGAGGTTGCTATTCCTAATTATGCTACTGTAATAAGTTCTCTGTTTTTGgtatcttatattcaattccAGCTCGAATGCTATTCCTATCTTGATTCCTATTTATGCATGCAATAGAATCCTTAAGGACTCctaacaatttttttatttggtttagtTTTTCATAAAGGAAAGGGAAACAGATTTCTATTATTGGCTGTGTTTATTCTACATGCAATTTTACCCAGGAATTAATGTTGATCTCGACGGAGTTCATGAGATAATGCTATTTTGTACTTTATTGAGAATATTTGCTGGTCGAGATGAAATGTTGCAACACTTTTCTGTTAATATAACACAGAAATGCAAATATAGCACCCAGTGCATGAGGCTCCCATGTCATATTGGGTTTTGGGAAGGACAAATATACGCAGCCTTACCTTCATTTTTGATGAGATGTTTTCCTGACTTTAGTTTTGGCATAACACATACACCATTAGATCAGGGCTTGCCCGTCGCTTTTCTATTAATCCTTATCCTGCATGTTTGTTTGACAATGATACCTATGAACTCATTTTAGTTTCTGGTTGATATGTGATGTATCTGGTTTTACAGGTATGTTGCAGTTGGGAACGAGCCTTTCCTGGAAACATACAATGGAAGCTTTCTCAATACAACTTTCCCTGCTCTCCAAAATGTTCAGTCTGCCCTGATAAAGGCTGGTCTTAGCAGCCAAGTGAAAGTTACTGTTCCACTCAATGCTGATGTGTATGAGAGCTCGAGTGGCATCCCATCTGGTGGGGACTTTCGAACAGACATCCACGACCTCATGCTTGCTATTGTAAAGTTCTTGAGTGACACTGGTTCCCCCTTCACTGTGAACATCTACCCCTTCATAAGCCTCTACAGTGACTCCAGTTTCCCTGTTGAGTATGCCTTCTTTGATGGCAATGCATCACCTTTGAATGATGGGGGGACATACTACTACAACATGTTCGATGCAAATCATGACACTCTTGTGTGGGCGCTACAAAAGAATGGATATGGAAACTTACCAATCATAGTCGGAGAAATTGGGTGGCCTACTGATGGAGACCAAAATGCTAACCTAAACAATGCCCAACGGTTCAACCAAGGGTTTATGTCTCATATTTTAGGTGGGAAAGGTACTCCAATGAGACCTGGCCCCATTGATGCCTATCTATTTAGTTTGATTGATGAGGACGCTAAGAGCATTGATCCAGGGAATTTTGAGCGACACTGGGGAATATTTACTTTTGATGGAATACCCAAGTACCAACTTAATCTAGGGACCACCAATTCGGGATCTTTGGCTCGAGCAAGAAATGTCCACTATCTGGAGCGCAAGTGGTGTGTAATGAAGCCATCAGCTAGCCTTGATGACCCACAAGTTGCACCAAGTGTTAACTATGCCTGTGGCCTTGCCGACTGCACCAGTCTTGGTTATGGAACATCATGTGCAAGTTTGGATGCTCGTGGGAACATTTCATATGCCTTCAACAGTTACTATCAAAAAAATAATCAGCTGGATGCTGCCTGCAAGTTCCCAAATGTTTCAAGTATCACCAGAACGGATCCATCCGTAGGAGGATGCAGGTTTGAGATCATGATCCAGCCATATTTTGCAGGAGCTGACCCTAGACACACCCAGAGGCGATTCAGTTTGTTCCCGGCCTTCATCTACTTTTTGCTCACAACTCTGTGATCAAGGGTTTTATTGTATGAAATGTCAAGATTTTTGCTCCATTATTCTTGCTTGCTTTCTAGGGTACATACCTAGTATTGTATGTAGAAGCTAAAGGCAATGGATGAAAAATAAAAGCTAAGTAGCTAGAGTAGGTGAAATTTTGCAACCTGGGAGGTGAGCACTACTTAATATCTATTTGCCAAGCTTGAAATTGAATTTCTTTACTTCAGAAACTGATGCTGCAGTACAGATTAATTGCCATACTTGGTAACTTAGCTTAACTAGCGGATTCTTCAGCGTACATGAAGTGAGTGCTTTCTTTGTTAATTGGGTTAAAAGCCTTTAGGTAGTGATGGATGATGAGTTAGACCAGGGGGTGAACTTTGGCTTCTTGACATTCCTGAGAGACTTCCAAACGACACTGTTGCACTTGAAACCAGACCCGAAAGCAACCTGCCAAAGGCGATGGCCTCTCTTGACTCGGGCATTGGCCTCCAAGTAAGCCAGTTCGTACCAAATGCTGCTGCTGGAAGTGTTCCCGAATCGCTCCAGTGTCCTCACTGACGCCTCCATCTCCTCTTCCCTCAGCCCCAAGTTCTTCTGGATCTCTTCCAGCACCTTCTTGCTTGTTGCTTGTATGCACACGTGGTCCAACTCCAACCCCTTGTACTCCACATTCAGATTCTTGTTATTATTCTTGCGGTGGAAGAAAAATGTCATGAAACGATCGAGCAGCATGCCTGCGAAGAAGCGGAGTTGAACGGAGATGGGAAGAACAAGTGGCCGGAGTGCGGCGACGTTGGCCTTCAGCGCCTCCCACCCCACCTCCATCAGCATCTTGTCTTCACACAACCATAGCCCTTGCTTCCCTTCGGCGTCCTCTCTCAACTTCACGCTCTCGAAGCTTCTATCGTCCGAGCCACAGTGAGTTCGAACAAGCTGCTTCAACTCGTACTTGGCGCGCCACCTGTCTCGGCGGTGGCTTGACAGCAGGAGGGCAGCGGCCCCCATTCGAAAGAAGCAGTTGGGAAGAAGCATGCGGAGGTCCTTCCCAGAATACCAGGTGAAGCTTACTGCCTCAGTGCTCACCACGAGTGCATATGTGCCTGGGTACGCATTGAGAAGGTCGCGAGCTAGATCCACGGCTATTATCCCGGCTGCGCAACCCATGCCTCCTAGATTGAAACTGTGGATGTTGTGCCTAAGCTTGTAATGGTTTATCACCATCGCCGACAGTGACGGAGTTGTGTTTAGGATTCCGCAATTCACAACCAAGATTCCGATGTCCTTGGGCCGGATCTTGGTGGCGGCAAGAAGGTCGTCCACCACTCCAAACATCACTATGGCGGCCTCTTCTCGTCCATCCTTAAGGGTTATTTTGTGGCCTTGTTGGAAAATTGCTTTTGGCAAGGAGGTTTCATCCCCCAGCCCCGAATTCTTGATGATTCTCTGTTGAAATTCGATTGCTGTGTCGCTGAACTGTCCGGATTTTTTTGCCAACTCGATGAATTTCTCCCGCGAAATCTACAGGTacataaatgagaaaaaaataaaataattgacgCTACGTAATCGAGTTTGAGATCTAATTTAATTAGCGCACAAATATATGCACACGCAAACCTTGAGGTCATCGGGTGGGCGGAAACATGCGAAATCGAGTAAATAGGTGGACCTGGGTGCGAGTAGCAGATAGATGTAGAGAATTAAGGTGGATAATCCCAACAAGCAGAGAGCATCGGGGAGGTCACATTTGAAGCGAATATCCTTCCAGATGACAAGCGGAGGACGCAGCTGGTTTCCTGATCGGGTAGTATTGTTATCCTTATTATTGTGAATAATAAGGAATAGAAGAAGTGTTATGGGGGGCGCGGTGGTGAGGAAGTAGAAGGCATGGGTGATGAGATAAGCATAGCCCAGCTTCGCATATTTCAGGTTGACGGAGTTGAGAAAATTATGCGGGCGTCGGACCCTGACCGAGAAACTGGGGGAGCCCGCATAGGGACCCGAACTTTCGACGCCACGGTTCACGATCTCAGCGGAAAGAAGCTCCTCGTCTTGTGCATCATCAGCAGCGACGGCAGAAGCAGCCCTTgccatgcatatatacatattataccAGCTGGATTCTACATCTGTAACAATTCAATTAATTATAAGGAGTCAGCTTGGTAGCGGGCTAAGAGATATTATGGCGATTGATTAATTAATTCATGATAATATCATAAGGAAACTAAGAGAGGAGATATATAGACGACATGGAGGAATTGAAGTTGCTGGGCTGTGGGGGTAACAGAAAGCAGCGTGCTTTGAGCATGAAGGCGGATGAGCAGCGGTTTTGTCGCACCGCATGGATGATCCTGCTGGATCACACAAGTTGCGGTTAATTGGGTGGGTGCATGCGTGTGGAAATTaaatggtttttggattatgctCAGTGTATTGAGCATTCATCGACTCCATTGCTATATATGTTGACCCACCCATGTGGGTGCATTTAATGTTACTTGGGAAGGGTTAGCTCTGGGGCATGCGCAGTCTCGAGCATGCATTCTATTTTCAATGCTGCTCCATCTCAATGGTCCTCtctctcatatatacatatgcacACTGCTTTGTAAAGTAGAGTGTGAGTatgcaaaaagaaaatatatagagAGAAGAACTGAGTGCTGTGTGTGGGTGGCAGAGTGATTTGAGTTAGAGTTGAGTGAGAGTGTGTTCTCCTCCTCcactgtaatttttttttttttgatcataTAGTGTGACTCCCTCTCTCCTAAGCGCCTCAATGTTAGGGTTTCAATCCTAAGAGTGACGACTACGCCGCGACAGCCAAGCAAATGAAGTGGTGATTATTGGCGGTGCTGCTGGCGGCAAAGTTGCTCCGAAATTGACTGAGAATAACCCATAAACTACAAACAAGGATTATGCGACTGTCTGAGTGATCGCCTGAGAAACGTCTAGACCATAGTGCTTGGGTTCGGGGACACattaagagttttttttttttttttctcgagtTGTGGGTTGTATTCAAAAAGTTTCACCATTGAAGCATCTTTGTGCCGCCATCTCCGCCGCACACGAGGTTGGAACATAGGCGTTGCAGTAGCAGTGGTTCTCGTTGGAGAGCAGCAACGACTTCGTCTCCGGCATTGGCAGCGAGTTGGGCTGCGAGAATCTGAGACGGTGACAACGACGAAGTGGTGATGACGAACCCACGTCGGCAACATACGGTGATGGAAGACGTAGGTCTACCgcaggtttggttttttattgattatttttattttgtattttggtgttcaacaaggAAAACAGATAGCTGATAGACATGATCGTGCCGTCTATGGTAGCTGTTATcggagggttgaggggaggtgtcgaCGCTAGTTTTCGGGTTGCGGGGAGTGGTTCGGAGGATGATAAGGTCAAAAAGGGGGAATGTTTCGCTGGAGGGAAAATCATTTGCCgaagccttgaagaggccaatcccatctttaaaattcaaaatcccattgaGGAAACTGAAACTAATTAATcgggaattaggttttgttttctcggatgTTGAGATGGAAAAGGTTGCTGAGGATTTGAAGTATgcgttggtgcttaaatttctttctgtaAGGCCGCCTATCGATGTCTTTtagaggcatattatccaatcctgaGGTATTTCTGAAGTCTCAATGATAAGTTTTAGGGACAATTATCATGTTCTGTTATatttggtaaacgaaaaggattacattcatgcatgggcacgagaaggaagatgggtggcagggtgccaattttgGTTTTTTAATTGGTCTGTGAATTTTGATGTAAACAAGGAACCATCGATcgcacctcagtggattttcttatcaggtctgcctttacatttatataaaaTGGACTGTTTGCAGAGTTTgaccactagatttggtagattcttggggacggataatgccacattatatagaacacgagccactggtgcaagattatgtgttgaagtggactTGTAGAAGGATCCCATGGAGGATTTTCCGTTGGTGGTAGGAAAAAAGaagaattggcaaagggtaatatatgagaagaggagtttctattgtaataaatgttgtaggcaaggtcacactgaagtagtatgccagtttggagttaagcctaaggataaaaggaaggtaggtatgaggaaggagggagatAAGAtagtttggaaagaagtgggtagaaaaaaGAATAtaatagttgaagaggaaggtcctgTTTTGAAGTTTTAGGATCAGAGGGTGGAtgagaagaaggatggaaacgtgaGTGGTTTGTCGAatatgattgagaaaaataaagaaattgtgaatgaggttaacAATGTGGTACTCAAAAAGTggatgaagttaatttggtagagaagaatagtggaAAGAAAGCCGATCGTTGTCAAAACTAGAAATCAAGAGTggtaggggtgcaggtagaactgAGAGGTTGTTCTAGGTCTGCCTAGAAAATCGGAGTTGTTTATGAAGGggggaggggaaaagttgaaaaggacaaggatggggaggtgatttggtggaggaggtggatgagagagagggggatgTGGAGGGTGTAGTatgtagggataattatgataTGTTATCTGAGcgagatatggaggtttgcattgatactcaaaaagaatattactCTGATCTAGGTAATGTGAAAGTGGGTGAatcggaaggaagaaataaagatgatggtTAAGTGAGAAAGTCTACGAGAATTAAGGCAGTGCCTCAAAATTTGAACTTAtgattgacaaaattatgttttggaatataagagggttgaACACGtcaaagagaagattgaaacaaattgtaaAAGATTAGAAAGTTTCAATTTTGGCAGTttcggaaccttttcaagatatagaaaagataagaaggtgggcggtgtattttgtaatttactaacttttgctctaatgtatAGGAAGGTGAGAAGATTTGACTGTTCTagaaagatgatgttcaagtggattgggtgggtgcCTCAAATCAATGTAtgacagttttgttaacagaggatagagactctttgcttcttacttttttgtatatgctaaatgttatcatattgagagaagagatttatgggaacaaTTTCAGGGGTTGTCGAGTTTTGATGTGActtgggttgttatgggggattttaatgtaattcggtcagatgaggaaagggtgggaggtagacCTTGCTTGGGTTTGTCTATGGCTGAATTTAgtggttgtattaatagttgtggattattggacctcaaattcaaaagaaataaattttcatggtgtaacgacTAATAAGGTTTGA
This region of Malania oleifera isolate guangnan ecotype guangnan chromosome 10, ASM2987363v1, whole genome shotgun sequence genomic DNA includes:
- the LOC131166269 gene encoding 3-ketoacyl-CoA synthase 15-like, which produces MRCDKTAAHPPSCSKHAAFCYPHSPATSIPPYVESSWYNMYICMARAASAVAADDAQDEELLSAEIVNRGVESSGPYAGSPSFSVRVRRPHNFLNSVNLKYAKLGYAYLITHAFYFLTTAPPITLLLFLIIHNNKDNNTTRSGNQLRPPLVIWKDIRFKCDLPDALCLLGLSTLILYIYLLLAPRSTYLLDFACFRPPDDLKISREKFIELAKKSGQFSDTAIEFQQRIIKNSGLGDETSLPKAIFQQGHKITLKDGREEAAIVMFGVVDDLLAATKIRPKDIGILVVNCGILNTTPSLSAMVINHYKLRHNIHSFNLGGMGCAAGIIAVDLARDLLNAYPGTYALVVSTEAVSFTWYSGKDLRMLLPNCFFRMGAAALLLSSHRRDRWRAKYELKQLVRTHCGSDDRSFESVKLREDAEGKQGLWLCEDKMLMEVGWEALKANVAALRPLVLPISVQLRFFAGMLLDRFMTFFFHRKNNNKNLNVEYKGLELDHVCIQATSKKVLEEIQKNLGLREEEMEASVRTLERFGNTSSSSIWYELAYLEANARVKRGHRLWQVAFGSGFKCNSVVWKSLRNVKKPKFTPWSNSSSITT
- the LOC131166270 gene encoding glucan endo-1,3-beta-glucosidase 6-like, which translates into the protein MKKTTNGLGWLGREMVAGVAVWLCCLVCGGSGIGANWGTQATHPLPPDTVVGLLKENGIQRVKLFDADYGALKALGKSQIEVMVGIPNDMLSSLAASLKAAEKWVASNVSTHISSNAVNIRYVAVGNEPFLETYNGSFLNTTFPALQNVQSALIKAGLSSQVKVTVPLNADVYESSSGIPSGGDFRTDIHDLMLAIVKFLSDTGSPFTVNIYPFISLYSDSSFPVEYAFFDGNASPLNDGGTYYYNMFDANHDTLVWALQKNGYGNLPIIVGEIGWPTDGDQNANLNNAQRFNQGFMSHILGGKGTPMRPGPIDAYLFSLIDEDAKSIDPGNFERHWGIFTFDGIPKYQLNLGTTNSGSLARARNVHYLERKWCVMKPSASLDDPQVAPSVNYACGLADCTSLGYGTSCASLDARGNISYAFNSYYQKNNQLDAACKFPNVSSITRTDPSVGGCRFEIMIQPYFAGADPRHTQRRFSLFPAFIYFLLTTL